In Leishmania braziliensis MHOM/BR/75/M2904 contig, possible fusion of chromosomes 20 and 34, the following proteins share a genomic window:
- a CDS encoding serine peptidase, with the protein MVVMPSRLDAFVKSIIFPRPKVATYDTSTRPNKLVHIPLVDPLTHLETGVFTYGYLLVNPKATHVLLYAHPNAVDIGIAYKELRYVGKEASVSVLLFEYSGYGLTHTPITEASIHQDTLSAYFFLCRYFGVSANQVILCGRSLGSSPAAFLAAFLPPPLSPCLLILQCPFTALSDCINEFSQNAVSIANFLGYNWFRTIDIITDVSCPVVLHHGTHDTTVSIDHSYALQRARDTAAKPCVTYLYQEDGKGHNDLSSATLVRIIRERVVTEALPPLTLHHSRLFLANSPVYERLFCNESGSGFATLKEATASWSAKLSLHFCAPPLDRLYVLLTASVCAFTMKCARAWQTYCAIIKKNLCGDAVQERCPKDVFIRRCLACWGSPLAVHIAVQSVNSTREVCCFGFATCRDAMLDAPALYQTKSTEPLLSVLEIAVTPGLLSCMRRCLITAPNMLEDDEIPCFVQHDTVGALQLECERAVAFLTNEDKQRLCAFLKDMDAGFSKNLTTKAYERLRRSSSKSPTKGSESFEELKEWLRPWMRASGTDMQALAQEVPWDDYLLRGRSAAHQRVLSETMSWTECCQAMEESEVVLQIYTLFQEMSAQYMRPTFDSHAAAAAPTA; encoded by the coding sequence ATGGTAGTCATGCCCAGCCGTCTGGACGCCTTCGTCAAGTCGATCATTTTCCCTCGCCCGAAAGTCGCCACCTATGACACCTCCACCCGTCCTAACAAACTCGTCCACATCCCCCTTGTCGACCCACTCACCCATCTCGAAACCGGCGTCTTCACCTACGGCTACCTGCTCGTGAACCCCAAGGCCACACACGTTCTTTTGTATGCCCACCCCAATGCCGTAGACATCGGGATAGCCTACAAGGAGCTCCGATACGTGGGCAAAGAGGCCTCCGTCAGCGTGTTGCTCTTCGAGTACTCCGGCTATGGTCTCACCCACACTCCCATCACCGAGGCGAGCATTCATCAAGACACGCTTTCTGCCTACTTCTTCCTGTGCCGCTACTTTGGTGTGTCTGCAAATCAAGTTATCCTCTGCGGCCGCTCACTTGGCTCCTCTCCCGCCGCATTCTTGGCCGCTTTCCTTCCGCCGCCCCTGAGCCCCTGCCTGCTCATTCTCCAATGCCCTTTCACTGCGCTTAGCGACTGCATCAACGAGTTCTCGCAGAACGCTGTGTCCATTGCGAACTTTCTGGGCTACAACTGGTTTCGCACAATCGACATAATTACAGACGTAAGTTGCCCAGTTGTGCTTCATCACGGCACCCACGATACCACTGTGAGCATCGACCACTCCTACGCTCTTCAGCGGGCCCGTGACACCGCTGCGAAACCATGCGTGACCTACCTTTACCAGGAGGACGGTAAAGGCCACAATGACCTCAGCTCTGCCACTTTGGTTCGCATCATTAGAGAGCGCGTCGTCACGGAGGCCCTCCCACCGCTGACGCTGCACCACTCGAGGCTCTTCTTGGCGAACTCGCCGGTCTACGAGCGACTTTTCTGCAACGAAAGCGGGTCGGGGTTTGCCACGTTGAAGGAGGCCACGGCGTCCTGGTCGGCAAAGTTGTCCCTTCACTTTTGCGCACCGCCGCTAGATCGGCTGTATGTGCTGCTCACAgcgagtgtgtgcgccttcACAATGAAATGCGCGCGAGCGTGGCAGACGTACTGCGCCATCATAAAAAAGAATTTGTGTGGCGACGCGGTGCAGGAGCGCTGCCCAAAGGATGTGTTCATACGCCGGTGCCTGGCGTGCTGGGGGAGTCCCCTTGCCGTCCACATCGCCGTACAGAGTGTGAACTCGACGCGAGAGGTGTGCTGCTTCGGCTTCGCCACCTGCCGTGACGCAATGCTGGATGCACCGGCTCTGTACCAGACAAAATCCACAGAGCCACTTCTAAGCGTGCTGGAAATCGCTGTGACGCCCGGCCTCTTGTCGTGCATGAGGCGGTGCCTCATTACCGCTCCTAACATGCTGGAGGATGACGAGATACCATGCTTTGTGCAGCACGACACAGTTGGCGCATTGCAACTCGAGTGTGAACGTGCCGTGGCTTTTCTAACCAACGAAGACAAGCAGCGCCTGTGTGCCTTTCTGAAGGACATGGACGCCGGCTTCAGCAAGAATCTCACCACCAAGGCATATGAGCGACTGCGGCGCTCATCCTCCAAGTCTCCCACAAAGGGTTCAGAGTCGTTtgaggagctgaaggagtgGCTTCGGCCGTGGATGCGCGCGAGTGGGACAGACATGCAAGCGCTGGCGCAGGAGGTACCATGGGACGACTACCTTCTGCGCGGCCGGTCTGCTGCTCACCAGCGCGTGCTGAGTGAGACCATGAGCTGGACGGAGTGCTGCCAAGCAATGGAGGAGAGCGAAGTGGTGTTGCAGATCTACACTCTCTTTCAAGAGATGTCCGCGCAGTATATGCGGCCCACATTTGACTCtcatgccgccgccgcggcaccgACTGCTTGA